In Aminivibrio sp., the sequence ACCATCTCATTCACGCCGAGGATGCCGATGAGGTACTTCGCCTTGTCAATCCGGAGATAGGCCTCGCCGTCGTGGTCCATGCAGAGCACTGAGAGGGGCCCCTTCTTCCCCTGGGCAAGGATGCTCCCCAGGAACTCTCTTTTCTGGACGTGAGCCTTTGCCGCGAGTTCCATGTAATGGTCGATCAGATCAAACAGGCTTTCCCTGTCTCCCCCGCTCCGGTAGGCGAGCCGGGGCAGGTTCAGGGTGACGTTCTGCAGGGCGCAGAAGCGGAGCTTCCATGGAGTGCGTGCATCGAGGAGATCCCTGTCGTCGAGCTCGAAGCTCAGGCGGCAGCACTCCGAGAGCTTCACCACGTCCCCGCGGTCGAAGACATAATAGGTGTTCCCCTTTTCCGCTGACAGTTCGCAGGCGAGGGAAAGCATCTCCTCCCACCCCTCCTCGCGGAAGAAATCCTCGGTGATGTGCAGCAGCGGCTTGGGGAAAAAGAAAGGCTGCCCCCGGCTGTCCCCCTCCAGGTAGACCCGGAAGAGGGCCTTCAGGAAGCTCTTCGCCTCGGCGGCATAGTCGCCGTAGGTCTTTCCCGTCTCCACCCCTCCCGGTCCGATGGCGGGCACGTCCCGGAAGTGTTTCGGGATCTCGTAGTAGAGGTTGATGTCCGTGAAGGCGACCTGTCCTCCCCTGCCGCCGGCGAGCTGGTTGAACTCGAAAATGAGCATCTGGGCGAGCTGGTGGATCCGCTCCTCCGGCAGACCGGCGAGATAGGGGGCGAAAAAGGTGTTCACCGCATCCCACCCGATGGCCCCGGCAAAGTTGTTCTGGAGCACCGAAGTCATCTTGAGCAGGTGGGCCAGCAGGACGTCAGGGTGCTTCGCCGGCTTGGAAATGCTCGTGATGGACGGCAGGTTGAGGCCGAACTTCGCCACGTAGGCGACGCTCTGGCCGGAACAGTAGGGCCGGTTTACCATGCCCAGATCATGGAGGTGGATGGTCCCCGACAGGTGGGCTTCCGCCACATCCCTGGAGAAAACCTTCGTAAGGGCGTACTGCTTCAGCGCCAGCTCCGCAATGGAGAGATTGATGGATTCCGGGTTATGGGTGGTGTTGCTGTTCTCCCGGTTGGGGTTCAGCATCATGGTCTCCAGGTCATGGATGGGAATGCCGATCCGGCTGTGGTCCTGGAGCTTGGCGTCCAATCCCCTCTGGAAGAGCTTGACGTTGACAAGCTCCCTGACAAGGGACGTGGTGACCCTGTCCCTTCCCCACCGCAGAAGGTCCGACTCCACCTCGGAGGCGATCTCGCCGGCAAGGCCGGGCTCCACGCCCGCTTCCTTCACCAGCGCGTCCCGGATCCGGGACGGGTGCCAGGACCGAGTTTCCTCGTGGGCAAGGGCGTCCACCATGAGGGCGAGGTCCGTGGACTCGCCCCCCGGGGCAAACATGACCATCTGCCGTCCGGGCATGTCCTGTTCCCTTCCCGGGGAAGGCTCTTCCCTTCCCCGGAGGAACGCCGCCTGTTCGTCAGTCTTCTTCGCCATTTCCGGAAACCTCCTTTTCGCCGATGAGACGGGCAATTTCGTGCTGGAAACTCTGAAGATCCGTGAACTCCCTGTAGACCGAGGCAAACCGGACGTAGGCAACCTGGTTGATCTTCCGGAGGCCTTCCATGACCCTCCGGCCGATCTCCGACACGGGAACCTCGCCGTACCCTTCCGTCTTGAGATCGTCCTCGATCTTCGAGGCCAAGTCTTCTATCTGTTCAAGGGAGACGGGGAGCTTTTCGCAGGCCCTGCTTATGCCCCGGATGATCTTGTCCCGGCCGAAGCTCTCCCTGCTTCCGTCCTTCTTGATCACCCGCAGGGTTCGCTTCTCCTCGGCCTTCTCATAGGTGGTGAAGCGGCTGGAGCACTCGGGACACTCCCTCCGCCGACGGACCACCCGGCCTTCGTCGGCGGTCCGGGTCTCGATGACCCGTGTTTCCATGGCTCCGCAGGATGGACATCTCATGGGCGAACCTCCCTATATGTAGGACATCATTCGGTATGATACCCCAATATGTGGTGTTTTTCCAGAGAGACAAAGAGCCCATTTCCCTGGGTCCCCGTGCCTATGGGCCGTTGTCCACAATGTCACCGGAAGAAACACCGGGGAGAAAAGACGAAAAAAGCCGGGTTTCCCCGGCTTTCAGTTCACTATGACTGGTTGAATTACACAAACCGCTGCGGCAAGGACTATTCGACAAGGGACTGGAGATATTCCTGAACCCTGGCCCTGACCCTTTTCCCGTCGGCGCGACCCCTGACTGCAGCCATAACCTTGCCCATGACCCGGCCCATGTCCTTGGGACCGGTGGCTTTCGCAAGGGCGCCCGCCTCCTCGACGATCTGACCGAGTTCTTCGTCACTGAGCTGTTCCGGAAGATAAGTCTCGATGAACAGAGCCTCTTTCAGTTCCCGGGCTGCACGATCGCCCGCTCCGACGGCCGTGTACTGGTCTGCCGCCTCGCGGCGCTGCTTCACAAGCCGCTGGATCACGGATATGACCTCGTCCTCCGACAGCTCGCCGGCGTGTCCCTTCTCCGTTTTGGCCCGCTGGAACTCCGCCTTGAGCATTCGGAGGGAGGACAGCTCCATCTCCTTCTTCTCTTTCATGGCGGCAAGGAGATCGTCTGAAATCCGTTTCTCGAGATCAATCACCGTGTTCTACCCCCTGGACTTGGTCCGCCTCTTCCGCGCGGCTTCGGCCCGTTTCGTCTTCTTCGCTTCACTGGGCTTCTCGTAGTGCTCTCTCTTGCGCACCTCGCGCAGGGTCCCTACCTTGGAGACCTCGCGTTTGAACCGTCTGAGAGCGTCATCAAGGGATTCGTTTTCTCTCCGAACGACAGTCGTCATACACCATTCCCCCCTTTCTTCGCCACCCGCATCTACCCCGGTGGCCAGCGGAAACTGCGTCCCGCCAACAGGTGAATATGAAGGTGGGGAATCGTCTGCCCGGCCTGTTCGCCGCAATTTACCACCAGCCTGTATCCGCCCGGGGCAAACCCGAGACGGAAGGCCGTCTGCACGGCACAGTCCATGACTTTCGACCACACTTCGGGCTTTCGGACATGGGCCGCTGATTCCACGTGTTCTCTCGGTATGATCAGAAGGTGCAGGGGCGCCTGGGGAGCTATATCCCGGAT encodes:
- the nrdD gene encoding anaerobic ribonucleoside-triphosphate reductase, producing MPGRQMVMFAPGGESTDLALMVDALAHEETRSWHPSRIRDALVKEAGVEPGLAGEIASEVESDLLRWGRDRVTTSLVRELVNVKLFQRGLDAKLQDHSRIGIPIHDLETMMLNPNRENSNTTHNPESINLSIAELALKQYALTKVFSRDVAEAHLSGTIHLHDLGMVNRPYCSGQSVAYVAKFGLNLPSITSISKPAKHPDVLLAHLLKMTSVLQNNFAGAIGWDAVNTFFAPYLAGLPEERIHQLAQMLIFEFNQLAGGRGGQVAFTDINLYYEIPKHFRDVPAIGPGGVETGKTYGDYAAEAKSFLKALFRVYLEGDSRGQPFFFPKPLLHITEDFFREEGWEEMLSLACELSAEKGNTYYVFDRGDVVKLSECCRLSFELDDRDLLDARTPWKLRFCALQNVTLNLPRLAYRSGGDRESLFDLIDHYMELAAKAHVQKREFLGSILAQGKKGPLSVLCMDHDGEAYLRIDKAKYLIGILGVNEMVQVMTGKQLHESEEALGLALAAVQYMNLKCEALTERTGLSVVLEQTPAESTAYRFAKLDLKDWPEAASVVKGDPCSGEVYYTNSSHIPYSVRMDPADKVLWEGRFHPMISAGAITHLWMGEHKPDPDALASFIRKIFRHTENAQVAFSPEFTICNSCGRVSRGLRTECGWCGSRDVDGITRITGYFTRTSSWNGGKRAELRDRVRTSLQSSGLRG
- the nrdR gene encoding transcriptional regulator NrdR, which codes for MRCPSCGAMETRVIETRTADEGRVVRRRRECPECSSRFTTYEKAEEKRTLRVIKKDGSRESFGRDKIIRGISRACEKLPVSLEQIEDLASKIEDDLKTEGYGEVPVSEIGRRVMEGLRKINQVAYVRFASVYREFTDLQSFQHEIARLIGEKEVSGNGEED
- a CDS encoding GatB/YqeY domain-containing protein: MIDLEKRISDDLLAAMKEKKEMELSSLRMLKAEFQRAKTEKGHAGELSEDEVISVIQRLVKQRREAADQYTAVGAGDRAARELKEALFIETYLPEQLSDEELGQIVEEAGALAKATGPKDMGRVMGKVMAAVRGRADGKRVRARVQEYLQSLVE
- the rpsU gene encoding 30S ribosomal protein S21; translation: MTTVVRRENESLDDALRRFKREVSKVGTLREVRKREHYEKPSEAKKTKRAEAARKRRTKSRG
- a CDS encoding HIT domain-containing protein; translation: MDGKCLFCEISAGRVPADIVYGDEDVIAIRDIAPQAPLHLLIIPREHVESAAHVRKPEVWSKVMDCAVQTAFRLGFAPGGYRLVVNCGEQAGQTIPHLHIHLLAGRSFRWPPG